From Endozoicomonas sp. 8E, the proteins below share one genomic window:
- a CDS encoding SprT family zinc-dependent metalloprotease, translating into MPVYQYGTIAITWVFQEEPELKRHYVTVERGKPVLLRGPRASESEQLELIRYRARWIKQKLTEVNQPLKVEFVTGSRLLYRGKTWYCVVEPALELPQALISFNHSRFFIQSPGGHSLSRDALKSAKERFFRDKAREKLFPRVRYWQRQTGLEAKDTRLFNFQRRWASCSEDNVLEFHPRCMEFSPSVLDYVIVHELCHTVEKQHDRAFWKLVSQHYPDWERCHIEVQRSGLEV; encoded by the coding sequence ATGCCCGTTTACCAGTATGGCACCATAGCGATCACCTGGGTTTTCCAGGAAGAGCCTGAATTGAAGCGACACTATGTCACCGTTGAGCGGGGCAAACCGGTTTTGTTGCGAGGCCCCCGGGCGTCAGAGAGCGAACAGTTGGAACTGATTCGTTACCGGGCTAGATGGATCAAGCAGAAACTGACCGAGGTTAACCAGCCTCTGAAAGTTGAGTTTGTCACTGGCAGTCGTCTGCTCTATCGGGGGAAAACATGGTACTGCGTTGTTGAGCCTGCTTTGGAGCTGCCTCAGGCATTGATCAGTTTCAATCACAGCCGGTTCTTCATCCAGTCACCGGGAGGCCACAGTTTGTCCAGAGATGCCCTGAAGAGTGCCAAGGAGCGCTTTTTTCGTGACAAGGCCAGGGAAAAGTTGTTTCCAAGAGTTCGATACTGGCAGCGGCAAACAGGTCTGGAGGCAAAAGATACAAGGCTGTTCAATTTCCAACGCCGCTGGGCTAGTTGTTCAGAAGATAACGTACTGGAATTCCATCCTCGCTGCATGGAGTTTTCCCCCTCGGTTCTGGATTACGTGATTGTCCATGAGTTATGTCATACCGTAGAGAAACAGCACGACAGGGCATTCTGGAAGCTGGTCAGTCAACATTATCCGGACTGGGAGAGGTGCCATATCGAAGTTCAGCGTTCCGGGCTTGAAGTTTGA